The following are from one region of the Halogeometricum sp. S3BR5-2 genome:
- a CDS encoding NAD(P)/FAD-dependent oxidoreductase: MTGEREDDFARPFEIPDGSGRRVAVVGAGAVGLTAAADLAAAGAAVTAYERGDAVGAGSSSRAAGILYDAYAEDVDVRMAARALSRFRAFDADDANDFSTTPCPYVFLARADDGRTGEAVAETAERMRAHGRDVTTTDGAGLRERFGDALRTDDVGTAAVAADAMWTDPASYVEAAADRARAAGVEIRTGEEVGVRADPPGVVRPGGAVTERYDSVLVAAGAHTKRVLAAAGVPLATKPYRVQALVSRRPYDGPICYDATAGAYFRPHPEGLLAGDGTEAVEFDPDEWSRDGDDWFVEAATGVLDRRANYDADVARAWAGLCTATPDRKPLLGEVAEGVFVATGWHGHGFMWAPASGEAVAAAMLGGESVEEAYDPRRFDGSEAFEVVEGMTVD; the protein is encoded by the coding sequence ATGACGGGAGAACGAGAAGACGACTTCGCGCGGCCGTTCGAGATTCCGGACGGGTCGGGCCGGCGAGTCGCCGTCGTCGGCGCGGGCGCGGTCGGACTCACGGCCGCGGCCGACCTCGCGGCGGCGGGCGCGGCGGTGACGGCGTACGAACGCGGCGACGCCGTCGGCGCGGGGTCTTCCTCGCGCGCCGCCGGCATCCTCTACGACGCCTACGCCGAGGACGTGGACGTGCGGATGGCCGCGCGCGCCCTCTCGCGGTTCCGCGCGTTCGACGCCGACGACGCGAACGACTTCTCCACGACGCCCTGCCCGTACGTGTTCCTCGCCCGCGCGGACGACGGGCGGACCGGCGAGGCCGTCGCCGAGACGGCCGAGCGGATGCGCGCCCACGGCCGCGACGTGACGACGACGGACGGCGCCGGTCTTCGAGAGCGGTTCGGCGACGCCCTCCGAACCGACGACGTGGGGACGGCCGCCGTCGCCGCGGACGCGATGTGGACCGACCCGGCCTCCTACGTCGAGGCGGCGGCCGACCGCGCCCGCGCGGCGGGCGTCGAGATTCGGACGGGCGAGGAGGTAGGAGTCCGCGCCGACCCGCCGGGCGTCGTCCGTCCGGGCGGCGCGGTGACCGAGCGGTACGACTCGGTGCTCGTCGCGGCGGGCGCGCACACCAAGCGGGTGCTCGCGGCGGCGGGCGTCCCCCTCGCGACGAAACCCTACCGGGTGCAGGCGCTCGTCAGCCGCCGTCCCTACGACGGTCCCATCTGCTACGACGCGACGGCGGGGGCGTACTTCCGCCCGCACCCCGAGGGCCTCCTCGCGGGCGACGGCACCGAGGCCGTCGAGTTCGACCCCGACGAGTGGTCCCGCGACGGCGACGACTGGTTCGTCGAGGCGGCGACGGGCGTCCTCGACCGCCGGGCGAACTACGACGCCGACGTGGCGCGGGCGTGGGCGGGCCTCTGCACGGCGACGCCCGACAGAAAGCCGCTGCTCGGCGAAGTCGCCGAGGGCGTGTTCGTCGCCACCGGGTGGCACGGCCACGGGTTCATGTGGGCGCCCGCCTCGGGCGAGGCCGTCGCGGCCGCGATGCTCGGCGGGGAGAGCGTCGAAGAAGCGTACGACCCGCGTCGGTTCGACGGAAGTGAAGCGTTCGAGGTGGTCGAGGGGATGACCGTCGACTGA
- a CDS encoding creatininase family protein: MERSPHLQEHTTTTAAERFEDASVAVLPTGAIEQHGPALPLGTDYLAARAVAQSVDREDAILLPPIPVGVSDHHRQFDGTLAVSPETFAAYVEETVESLAAHGLRKVVVANGHGGNDDALERAARRLRSEETAFVVPWNWWSNLDGTAEELFGTEGIGHADEMETSMVYAAAPELVREDALAAAEEEGADSWGTTVAGASLPVDAAEFTDSGAVGRPTRASAEAGERLLTEAQEDLETLIDWLSERSFESLLPAEHR; the protein is encoded by the coding sequence ATGGAACGTTCGCCGCACCTTCAGGAGCACACGACGACCACCGCCGCCGAGCGATTCGAGGACGCCTCGGTCGCCGTCCTGCCGACGGGCGCGATAGAACAGCACGGACCGGCGCTCCCCCTCGGCACCGACTACCTCGCCGCCCGCGCAGTCGCCCAGTCGGTCGACCGCGAGGACGCCATCCTCCTGCCGCCGATTCCCGTCGGCGTGAGCGACCACCACCGGCAGTTCGACGGAACGCTCGCCGTCTCGCCGGAGACGTTCGCGGCGTACGTCGAGGAGACCGTCGAGAGCCTCGCGGCCCACGGCCTTCGAAAAGTCGTCGTCGCCAACGGCCACGGCGGCAACGACGACGCCCTCGAACGCGCCGCCCGCCGCCTTCGGAGCGAGGAGACGGCGTTCGTCGTCCCGTGGAACTGGTGGTCGAATCTCGACGGGACGGCGGAGGAGTTGTTCGGCACCGAGGGAATCGGGCACGCCGACGAGATGGAGACGAGCATGGTCTACGCGGCCGCGCCCGAACTCGTTCGCGAGGACGCCCTCGCGGCGGCGGAAGAGGAGGGCGCGGACTCGTGGGGAACGACCGTCGCGGGCGCGTCGCTGCCCGTCGACGCCGCGGAGTTCACCGACAGCGGCGCCGTCGGACGCCCCACCCGCGCGTCCGCCGAGGCGGGGGAGCGACTCCTGACCGAGGCGCAGGAGGACTTAGAGACCCTTATCGACTGGCTCTCGGAGCGGTCGTTCGAGTCGCTGCTGCCGGCGGAGCACCGATGA
- a CDS encoding DUF7388 family protein, producing the protein MLTGECAVSRTGLDAVALKPKECDVRAALDTPFDTVAVDYEGREHLPDAEVLRELAADREVRLTMPVRADGFDPTGDDSLWDWVPQDVRRVFVAGHAAYLSEEERRRAVAPRLAAGLERAPDAWVGTEGVERVALAAGGTQYELLSRSTEADLRALRATGYDGEIAVYAPTVLADDEDEILDGVGAYAARRRPVAKALPSDAATDARAEGRAREVLGKAVRDYALVGDVETVRDRVSSIKEAGADLVVGYPARGVEEFSE; encoded by the coding sequence ATGTTGACCGGTGAGTGCGCCGTCTCGCGGACGGGTCTCGACGCGGTGGCCCTGAAGCCGAAAGAGTGCGACGTGCGGGCGGCCCTCGACACGCCGTTCGACACCGTCGCCGTCGACTACGAGGGCCGCGAGCACCTCCCGGACGCCGAGGTGCTGCGCGAACTCGCGGCCGACCGAGAGGTCCGCCTCACGATGCCCGTCCGCGCCGACGGCTTCGACCCGACGGGGGACGACAGCCTCTGGGACTGGGTTCCGCAAGACGTTCGCCGCGTCTTCGTCGCCGGCCACGCCGCCTACCTCTCCGAGGAGGAACGCCGCCGCGCCGTCGCGCCGCGCCTCGCCGCCGGCCTCGAACGCGCGCCGGACGCGTGGGTCGGTACCGAGGGCGTCGAACGCGTCGCCCTCGCCGCCGGCGGGACGCAGTACGAACTGCTCTCGCGGTCGACGGAGGCGGACCTCCGCGCCCTCCGCGCGACGGGGTACGACGGCGAAATCGCCGTCTACGCGCCGACGGTGCTCGCCGACGACGAGGACGAGATTCTGGACGGCGTCGGCGCCTACGCCGCCCGCCGCCGGCCCGTGGCGAAGGCGCTCCCGTCCGACGCGGCGACGGACGCCCGGGCCGAGGGCCGCGCCCGCGAGGTGCTCGGGAAAGCCGTCCGCGACTACGCCCTCGTCGGCGACGTCGAGACGGTCCGCGACCGCGTCTCCTCGATAAAGGAGGCGGGCGCGGACCTCGTCGTCGGCTACCCCGCCCGCGGCGTCGAGGAGTTCTCGGAGTAG
- a CDS encoding DoxX family membrane protein, with protein sequence MATDASVRPRELLDFDLGNTAAGYWVAVLRVVTGYWFLQSGLGKLLAAEPFDATGWLVNGTQGSPVHGFFAWVGGTPWLMEVVNVAVPVGETLIGLGLLLGALVRLASLFGAFLMTWFYLGNAEWGHGLVNGDLFGLLLFVTLGLLGAGRVLGVDAYLERMEFGRTRAAKAVLG encoded by the coding sequence ATGGCGACCGACGCGTCGGTACGACCGCGAGAACTGCTCGATTTCGACCTCGGGAACACGGCGGCCGGTTACTGGGTGGCGGTGCTGCGCGTCGTCACCGGCTACTGGTTCCTGCAGTCGGGGCTCGGAAAACTGCTGGCGGCCGAACCGTTCGACGCCACCGGATGGCTGGTGAACGGGACGCAGGGGAGTCCCGTCCACGGCTTCTTCGCGTGGGTCGGCGGGACGCCGTGGCTGATGGAGGTGGTGAACGTCGCCGTGCCCGTCGGGGAGACGCTCATCGGACTGGGTCTCCTCCTCGGCGCCCTGGTCCGACTGGCCAGCCTGTTCGGGGCGTTCCTGATGACGTGGTTCTACCTCGGGAACGCCGAGTGGGGGCACGGACTGGTCAACGGCGACCTGTTCGGTCTGCTGCTGTTCGTCACCCTCGGCCTCCTCGGCGCGGGGCGCGTCCTCGGCGTGGACGCCTACCTCGAACGGATGGAGTTCGGGCGGACGCGCGCGGCGAAGGCCGTCCTCGGTTGA
- a CDS encoding NUDIX hydrolase — protein MDLSRVSSHDAETVADADRQAAVVAPVLVRDGEDHVLFTKRADHLGEHPGQMSFPGGGREPSDEDLRETALREAYEEIGLLRDEVEFFGRLDDIGTVTDYSVTPFVARVPDREYDPDEREVAEIAVLAESDLTNLDNYESEQRMHPQYGDHRIHFFHVDGYTVWGATGRMLVQLLELATDWEAPPEPDRVVDPDAELPL, from the coding sequence ATGGACCTCTCGCGGGTGTCGTCGCACGACGCCGAGACGGTAGCGGACGCGGACCGGCAGGCGGCCGTCGTCGCCCCCGTCCTCGTCCGCGACGGCGAGGACCACGTCCTGTTCACGAAGCGGGCGGACCACCTCGGCGAGCACCCCGGCCAGATGAGTTTCCCCGGCGGCGGCCGGGAACCGAGCGACGAGGACCTGCGCGAGACGGCGCTCCGCGAGGCGTACGAGGAGATCGGCCTCCTCCGCGACGAAGTCGAGTTCTTCGGCCGACTCGACGACATCGGCACCGTCACCGACTACTCCGTGACGCCGTTCGTCGCGCGCGTCCCCGACAGGGAGTACGACCCCGACGAACGCGAGGTGGCCGAGATAGCCGTCCTCGCGGAGTCGGACCTGACGAATCTGGACAACTACGAGTCCGAACAGCGGATGCACCCCCAGTACGGCGACCACCGCATCCACTTCTTCCACGTCGACGGCTACACCGTCTGGGGGGCGACGGGTCGGATGCTCGTCCAACTGCTCGAACTCGCCACCGACTGGGAGGCGCCGCCCGAACCCGACCGGGTGGTCGACCCGGACGCGGAACTGCCGCTGTAG
- a CDS encoding DUF7109 family protein — protein sequence MTDAEALYDDLAGVVDLFGALSRAELRRALDELAFKQGRDADAEALSAAVEDAVREYYLVAYDRDGDGDGAELLVPGPAAFPSLPENAEDLPHILDLDRRTVDRGAAADAALARLRRDAEAAVRAGDEARIERLLDVTYDAELWASDGANVDVSGETGTDVESVRSRLEAALD from the coding sequence GTGACCGACGCCGAGGCGCTGTACGACGACCTCGCCGGCGTCGTCGACCTGTTCGGTGCGCTCTCCCGGGCGGAACTCCGGCGCGCGCTGGACGAACTCGCGTTCAAGCAGGGGCGGGACGCCGACGCGGAGGCGCTGTCGGCGGCGGTGGAGGACGCGGTGCGCGAGTACTACCTCGTCGCGTACGACCGCGACGGCGACGGCGACGGCGCCGAACTCCTCGTCCCCGGCCCGGCGGCGTTCCCGTCGCTCCCCGAGAACGCCGAGGACCTGCCGCACATCCTCGACCTGGACCGGCGAACGGTCGACCGCGGGGCGGCCGCCGACGCGGCCCTCGCCCGCCTGCGGCGGGACGCCGAGGCGGCCGTCAGGGCGGGCGACGAGGCGCGCATCGAACGTCTCCTCGACGTGACCTACGACGCGGAACTGTGGGCATCCGACGGCGCGAACGTGGACGTGAGCGGCGAGACAGGCACAGACGTCGAGTCGGTTCGCTCGCGGTTAGAGGCAGCGCTCGACTGA
- a CDS encoding glycosyl transferase family 2, translated as MEYVQERVTTLHDLSDPVPDAPTARAAVVVPMTEREYAGLAADRVLSTLEGVDPARVVVPLRAPAERVGPFREWLSEYDLPLEVLWCDGPRVSDLLDAEGLNGVRGKGRDVWLALGRAAEEEFVVVHDADTKTYDRSYVPRLLFPLAHGYGFSKGYYARVEDGRLYGRLFRLFYAPLVRALADETRAPVVDYLDAFRYALSGEFAATSEVARSLRAPRSWGLEVGVLGGAFDAVGFDGTAQVDLGAYEHDHRAVSGPTGLSDMSESVGETLFRTLADRGVDPDFGTLPDRYREAALRLVDQYAADAAFNDFAFDRAGEREQVAAYADAVVEPEGEDRRLPAWSDAPFDPADVVAAAERDAEEVSS; from the coding sequence ATGGAGTACGTGCAGGAGCGGGTGACGACGCTTCACGACCTCTCGGACCCGGTGCCCGACGCGCCGACGGCGCGGGCGGCGGTGGTCGTCCCGATGACCGAACGCGAGTACGCGGGGCTGGCGGCCGACCGCGTCCTCTCGACGCTCGAAGGCGTCGACCCCGCCCGCGTGGTCGTCCCCCTCCGCGCGCCGGCCGAGCGCGTCGGACCGTTCCGCGAGTGGCTCTCGGAGTACGACCTCCCCCTCGAAGTGCTGTGGTGCGACGGGCCGCGCGTCTCGGACCTGCTCGACGCGGAGGGACTGAACGGAGTCAGGGGAAAGGGACGCGACGTATGGCTGGCCCTCGGCCGCGCCGCCGAGGAGGAGTTCGTCGTCGTCCACGACGCCGACACGAAGACGTACGACCGCTCGTACGTCCCCCGCCTGCTCTTCCCCCTCGCTCACGGCTACGGCTTCTCGAAGGGCTACTACGCCCGCGTCGAGGACGGCCGCCTGTACGGTCGGCTGTTCCGCCTGTTCTACGCGCCGCTGGTCCGCGCGCTGGCCGACGAGACGCGCGCGCCCGTCGTCGACTACCTCGACGCCTTCCGGTACGCGCTCTCCGGCGAGTTCGCCGCGACGAGCGAGGTGGCCCGGTCGCTCCGCGCGCCGCGGTCGTGGGGGCTCGAAGTCGGCGTCCTCGGCGGCGCGTTCGACGCCGTCGGCTTCGACGGGACGGCGCAGGTGGACCTCGGCGCCTACGAGCACGACCACCGGGCCGTCTCCGGGCCGACCGGCCTCTCCGATATGAGCGAGTCGGTCGGCGAGACGCTGTTCCGGACGCTCGCGGACCGCGGCGTCGACCCCGACTTCGGGACGCTCCCCGACCGCTACCGCGAGGCGGCGCTCCGACTGGTCGACCAGTACGCCGCCGACGCGGCGTTCAACGACTTCGCGTTCGACCGGGCGGGCGAGCGCGAACAGGTGGCCGCCTACGCCGACGCCGTGGTCGAACCCGAGGGCGAGGACCGCCGCCTGCCCGCGTGGTCGGACGCGCCGTTCGACCCCGCGGACGTCGTCGCCGCCGCCGAGCGAGACGCCGAGGAGGTGTCGTCGTGA
- a CDS encoding MFS transporter, whose product MVLLVNLARVIFAPLLEEFIAVFGIGEATAGLVATLVWVGSAVPRLPTGWLLTRVPRHRVVLATGGILTVASAFTAAADSIVMVGAGALLMGLSSGVYLVAANPLVSELYPERVGRALGIHGTAAQLAAVIAAPFVTLVLSVFVEWRVVFVCIGVAAFLATVAFYRTARRTELPAAGAADRDLLGAARAQWRVILLGVAILGTTGFVWQGLFNFYELYMQTKGLGSATAKNTLTLLFAAGVPAFFVSGRLADRLPQVPYLLSIVVVFVVAVLALTAATSLVPILLLTAVVGYVVHSLFPALDTYLLDTLPDQHRGSAYAVYSAGMMIVQATGSSAVGVLREGHGAYDVVRAATALLPVVEPLPPGGLSYDAIFTGLSLGLAVVVSALLALQRLDRLPN is encoded by the coding sequence ATGGTGCTGCTCGTCAACCTCGCGCGGGTGATATTCGCCCCCCTCTTAGAGGAGTTCATCGCCGTCTTCGGCATCGGGGAGGCGACGGCCGGCCTCGTCGCGACGCTCGTGTGGGTCGGCAGCGCCGTCCCCCGCCTCCCGACCGGGTGGCTCCTGACACGCGTCCCCCGCCACCGCGTCGTCCTCGCCACCGGCGGGATACTCACCGTCGCCTCCGCGTTCACCGCTGCCGCCGACTCCATCGTCATGGTGGGCGCCGGCGCCCTCCTGATGGGCCTCTCCTCGGGCGTCTACTTGGTCGCCGCCAACCCCCTCGTGAGCGAACTCTACCCCGAGCGCGTCGGGCGGGCGCTGGGAATCCACGGCACCGCCGCCCAACTCGCCGCCGTCATCGCCGCGCCGTTCGTCACGCTCGTCCTCTCCGTGTTCGTCGAGTGGCGCGTCGTCTTCGTCTGTATCGGCGTCGCCGCCTTCCTCGCCACCGTCGCCTTCTACCGCACCGCCCGGCGCACCGAACTCCCGGCGGCGGGCGCGGCCGACAGGGACCTCCTCGGCGCCGCGCGGGCCCAGTGGCGGGTCATCCTCCTCGGCGTCGCCATCCTCGGCACCACCGGGTTCGTCTGGCAGGGGCTGTTCAACTTCTACGAACTGTACATGCAGACGAAGGGGCTGGGAAGCGCGACGGCGAAGAACACGCTGACGCTGCTGTTCGCCGCGGGCGTCCCCGCCTTCTTCGTCTCGGGGCGCCTCGCCGACCGCCTGCCGCAGGTGCCGTATCTCCTCTCCATCGTCGTCGTGTTCGTCGTCGCCGTCCTCGCGCTGACGGCGGCCACCAGCCTCGTCCCCATCCTCCTCCTCACGGCCGTCGTCGGCTACGTCGTTCACAGCCTCTTTCCGGCGCTCGACACCTACCTGCTCGACACGCTCCCCGACCAACACCGCGGCAGCGCCTACGCCGTCTACTCCGCCGGGATGATGATCGTGCAGGCCACGGGGTCCTCCGCCGTCGGGGTGCTCCGCGAGGGCCACGGCGCCTACGACGTCGTCCGCGCCGCGACGGCCCTGCTGCCGGTCGTCGAACCGCTTCCGCCCGGCGGCCTCTCGTACGACGCCATCTTCACGGGGCTCTCGCTCGGCCTCGCCGTCGTCGTGAGCGCGCTGCTCGCACTCCAGCGTCTCGACAGACTCCCGAACTGA
- a CDS encoding HVO_0758 family zinc finger protein, with amino-acid sequence MKTTRKGLREGELEKDTYDRLACSECGETLKTRNDPEEVFSVRTCPDCGTEWKELG; translated from the coding sequence ATGAAAACGACGCGGAAGGGGTTGCGCGAGGGGGAACTGGAGAAAGATACGTACGACCGCCTCGCGTGCAGCGAGTGCGGGGAGACGCTGAAGACGCGGAACGACCCCGAGGAGGTGTTCTCGGTTCGGACCTGTCCCGACTGCGGCACCGAGTGGAAGGAACTGGGCTGA
- a CDS encoding aldo/keto reductase: MATTAGTWEYRDRFGDAFARTYFRRFGPGVVSSIGLGTYLGDPTDEADVRYREAMTEALESGVNLLDTAINYRCQRSERAVGDALEAADVSREEVVVATKGGFVPFDGSRPDDPGAYVRDEFVRTGLVDADDLARGSHCIAPGFLDAMFDRSLENLRVEKIDCYYVHNPETQLTERSREDVYDQLEAAFETLEERRLAGELGVYGVATWEAFRVPRGHDSYLSLPEVVARAERAAESAGADDCGFAAVQLPFNVRMADAFTVEAHRHPEEDEDVSALRYVQESGLDAFASASLSQGDLVDSIPSPIDEQLSGETPAQRALNFARSAPGVTGALVGTGSPEHVAENVAAGTFEPLGARAFDAVFE, translated from the coding sequence ATGGCGACGACAGCCGGCACGTGGGAGTATCGCGACCGATTCGGCGACGCGTTCGCGCGGACGTACTTCCGTCGGTTCGGGCCGGGCGTCGTCTCCAGCATCGGCCTCGGCACCTACCTCGGCGACCCGACGGACGAGGCCGACGTACGCTACCGCGAGGCGATGACGGAGGCGCTCGAATCGGGCGTCAACCTCCTCGACACGGCGATAAACTACCGCTGTCAGCGCAGCGAACGCGCCGTCGGCGACGCCCTCGAAGCCGCGGACGTCTCCCGCGAGGAAGTCGTCGTCGCGACGAAGGGCGGGTTCGTCCCGTTCGACGGCTCGCGCCCCGACGACCCCGGCGCGTACGTCCGCGACGAGTTCGTCCGGACCGGCCTCGTCGACGCCGACGACTTGGCCCGCGGGAGCCACTGCATCGCGCCCGGCTTTCTGGACGCGATGTTCGACCGCTCGCTGGAGAACCTCCGGGTCGAGAAAATCGACTGCTACTACGTCCACAATCCCGAGACGCAGTTGACCGAGCGGTCGAGAGAGGACGTCTACGACCAGTTGGAGGCGGCGTTCGAGACGCTTGAGGAGCGCCGCCTCGCGGGCGAGTTGGGCGTCTACGGCGTGGCGACGTGGGAGGCGTTCCGCGTCCCGCGCGGCCACGACAGCTATCTCTCGCTGCCGGAAGTCGTCGCGCGCGCCGAACGCGCCGCGGAGTCCGCGGGCGCCGACGACTGCGGGTTCGCGGCCGTCCAACTCCCGTTCAACGTGCGGATGGCCGACGCGTTCACCGTCGAGGCGCACCGCCACCCCGAGGAGGACGAGGACGTGAGCGCGCTCAGGTACGTCCAGGAGAGCGGCCTCGACGCGTTCGCCAGCGCCAGCCTCTCGCAGGGCGACCTCGTCGACTCGATTCCCTCGCCGATAGACGAACAGCTCTCGGGGGAGACGCCCGCGCAGCGAGCGCTCAACTTCGCGCGGAGCGCACCCGGCGTCACGGGTGCCCTCGTCGGCACCGGGTCGCCCGAACACGTCGCGGAGAACGTCGCCGCCGGCACCTTCGAACCGCTCGGCGCCCGCGCGTTCGACGCGGTGTTCGAGTAG
- a CDS encoding DHH family phosphoesterase — protein sequence MDPRAAVGATGVAQVVGGARSVLADHPGLVVAIVVAAVALVGGLYVTLHFKRPTGTRFLERLSELDEVAVLMHPNPDPDSMAAAIGVACLAEQVGATAHIQYTGQIRHQENRAFETVLDLDLESIDHVTDLAAGDVVLVDHNRPRGFAGADGVLPFAVVDHHPGDGTGERFTDVRTDYGACSSIVAEYFRDVGARPVPPDRHASEVGTEYTVPSMVATGLLYGILTDTKRLTAGCSADDFTAAGYLYPGVDEDVLDRVANPEVSKEVLELKARAIAGRDVRGPFAVSDVGTLSNVDAIPQAADELIQLEGVTAVVVCGERDGTLFLSGRSRDDRVHMGRTLEHALDNVPGASAGGHARMGGGQIPQRDGRILTDGGDALARTTLCERLFEAMSGDV from the coding sequence ATGGATCCGAGGGCAGCCGTCGGCGCGACGGGGGTCGCGCAGGTGGTGGGTGGGGCCCGATCCGTCCTCGCGGACCATCCGGGGTTAGTCGTGGCTATCGTCGTCGCCGCGGTGGCGCTTGTCGGCGGTCTGTACGTCACCCTGCACTTCAAGCGTCCGACCGGGACCCGATTTCTGGAGCGGTTGTCGGAGTTGGACGAGGTGGCGGTGCTGATGCATCCCAACCCGGACCCCGACTCGATGGCCGCGGCCATCGGCGTCGCCTGTCTCGCCGAACAGGTCGGCGCGACCGCGCACATCCAGTACACCGGACAGATACGACACCAGGAGAACCGCGCGTTCGAGACGGTGTTGGACCTCGATTTGGAATCCATCGACCACGTCACGGACCTCGCGGCCGGCGACGTCGTCCTCGTGGACCACAATCGCCCGCGCGGGTTCGCCGGCGCCGACGGCGTCCTCCCGTTCGCCGTCGTCGACCACCACCCCGGCGACGGGACGGGCGAGCGGTTCACCGACGTGCGGACCGACTACGGCGCCTGTTCGAGCATCGTCGCGGAGTACTTCCGCGACGTCGGCGCGCGGCCGGTCCCGCCGGACCGTCACGCCAGCGAAGTCGGCACCGAGTACACCGTCCCCTCGATGGTGGCGACGGGACTGCTCTACGGCATCCTCACCGACACGAAGCGGCTCACCGCGGGCTGTTCGGCCGACGACTTCACCGCCGCGGGCTACCTCTACCCCGGCGTCGACGAGGACGTGCTCGACCGGGTGGCCAACCCCGAGGTGTCTAAAGAAGTGCTCGAACTGAAGGCGCGCGCCATCGCCGGCCGGGACGTGCGCGGCCCGTTCGCCGTCAGCGACGTCGGCACGCTGTCGAACGTCGACGCCATCCCGCAGGCGGCGGACGAACTCATCCAGTTGGAGGGCGTCACCGCCGTCGTCGTCTGCGGCGAACGCGACGGCACGCTCTTCCTCTCGGGTCGCTCCCGCGACGACCGGGTCCACATGGGGCGGACGCTCGAACACGCCCTCGACAACGTCCCCGGCGCCTCCGCCGGCGGCCACGCCCGCATGGGCGGCGGGCAGATTCCCCAGCGAGACGGCCGCATCCTCACCGACGGCGGCGACGCCCTCGCCCGGACGACGCTCTGCGAGCGCCTGTTCGAGGCGATGTCGGGCGACGTGTGA
- a CDS encoding SDR family oxidoreductase, with product MARAVIVGCGYVGLELGRQLASDGHDVTGVRRSDDGLAAVESAGLDPARADATDPESLSSLPDADWVVFAASSGGRGADAARRVYVDGLRNVLDEYGDRESPPERLVYTSSTGVYGDHGGDWVDEETPLDPTTDKTRVLAEAERVAVEGAAEAGIDGAVARFAGLYGPDRYRLDRYLSGPVTEGYLNMVHRDDAAGAVRFLLSDEGARGTDTLLVVDDEPVAKWSFADWLADECGVARPDKRTKEDRLADGDLSEAARRRILTSKRCSNGRLRELGYEFAYPTFREGYRAAIDDYRADGGAG from the coding sequence ATGGCCCGCGCAGTCATCGTCGGGTGCGGCTACGTCGGCCTCGAACTCGGCCGACAACTGGCGAGCGACGGCCACGACGTGACGGGCGTCCGTCGCTCGGACGACGGCCTCGCGGCCGTCGAATCGGCGGGCCTCGACCCGGCGCGCGCCGACGCGACTGACCCCGAGTCGCTCTCCTCGCTCCCGGACGCCGACTGGGTCGTCTTCGCCGCGAGTTCCGGCGGCCGCGGCGCCGACGCCGCCCGACGGGTCTACGTCGACGGTCTGCGGAACGTCCTCGACGAATACGGGGACCGCGAGTCGCCGCCGGAGCGACTCGTCTACACCTCCTCGACGGGCGTCTACGGCGACCACGGGGGCGACTGGGTCGACGAGGAGACGCCGCTGGACCCGACGACGGACAAGACGCGCGTCCTCGCGGAGGCCGAACGCGTCGCCGTCGAGGGGGCCGCCGAGGCGGGCATCGACGGCGCCGTCGCGCGCTTCGCCGGCCTGTACGGCCCGGACCGTTACCGCCTCGACCGCTATCTCTCCGGACCGGTCACGGAGGGGTATCTCAACATGGTCCACCGCGACGACGCCGCCGGCGCGGTGCGCTTTCTCCTCTCGGACGAGGGCGCCCGCGGGACGGACACGCTCCTCGTCGTCGACGACGAACCCGTCGCCAAGTGGTCGTTCGCCGACTGGTTGGCCGACGAGTGCGGCGTCGCCCGACCGGACAAGCGGACGAAGGAGGACCGCCTGGCCGACGGCGACCTCTCGGAGGCGGCGCGGCGGCGGATTCTGACGAGCAAACGGTGCTCGAACGGCCGCCTCCGGGAACTCGGCTACGAGTTCGCCTACCCCACCTTCCGGGAGGGCTACCGCGCGGCGATAGACGACTACCGCGCGGACGGCGGCGCGGGCTAG
- a CDS encoding DUF5791 family protein codes for MLYDAADDPASLSPAELREAYEAQIRTVVDSVGVEAAAADADVDEEQVAAVADGPAPDMRVEDAAALLALSEEYPDQEAIVLELRDHLLLGMTTGVLDVDTIASNVDLGLSGQEIQQALEGRNAMTLEQLAAIHGYIAERNDR; via the coding sequence ATGCTCTACGACGCGGCCGACGACCCGGCGTCGCTCTCGCCGGCTGAGTTGCGGGAAGCCTACGAGGCGCAGATTCGGACCGTCGTCGACTCGGTCGGCGTCGAGGCGGCGGCGGCGGACGCCGACGTCGACGAGGAACAGGTCGCCGCCGTCGCCGACGGCCCCGCGCCCGACATGCGCGTCGAGGACGCGGCCGCGCTGTTGGCGCTCTCGGAGGAGTACCCCGACCAAGAGGCCATCGTGCTCGAACTCCGCGACCACCTCCTCCTCGGGATGACGACGGGCGTCCTCGACGTGGACACCATCGCCTCGAACGTCGACCTCGGTCTCTCCGGGCAGGAGATACAGCAGGCGCTGGAGGGCCGGAACGCGATGACGCTCGAACAGTTGGCGGCCATCCACGGCTACATCGCCGAGCGGAACGACCGGTAG